From Primulina tabacum isolate GXHZ01 chromosome 2, ASM2559414v2, whole genome shotgun sequence, one genomic window encodes:
- the LOC142529727 gene encoding uncharacterized protein LOC142529727 has protein sequence MAKLFINQAKHYVQGRPTYPRELFSFIASTTPCHHLAWDVGTGSGQAAVSLANIYKKVIATDTSPKQLELAPNLPNITYRCTSPDMSISELESQVGSQCSADLVTIAQAMHWFDLPAFYKQVKWILKNPNGVIAAWCYTTPEVNPSVDLLFQRFYCIDAEPYWEPPRKLVDLKYETIEFPFEAVDGLENNGPYRFNSEKLMDFEAFLTYLRSWSAYQIAKEKGVELLRDEVVEDFKRAWSEDGKMEKVVTFPIYLRIGKVGSSQIE, from the exons ATGGCAAAATTGTTCATAAATCAAGCAAAGCATTATGTGCAGGGCCGACCCACCTACCCTCGGGAACTCTTCAGTTTCATCGCATCCACCACGCCGTGTCACCATCTTGCTTGGGATGTCGGCACCGGAAGCGGCCAAGCCGCCGTATCG CTAGCAAACATTTACAAGAAGGTGATAGCAACAGACACAAGCCCAAAACAGCTAGAACTTGCGCCCAACCTCCCAAACATAACATACAGATGCACTTCTCCAGACATGTCCATTTCTGAACTCGAATCCCAGGTCGGATCCCAATGCAGTGCCGATTTAGTGACAATAGCTCAGGCGATGCACTGGTTTGATCTCCCCGCATTCTACAAACAAGTCAAATGGATTCTCAAAAACCCGAATGGGGTGATTGCTGCGTGGTGTTACACCACGCCTGAAGTTAACCCGAGTGTGGACTTGCTGTTCCAAAGATTCTACTGCATTGATGCGGAACCGTACTGGGAACCACCTCGGAAACTGGTGGACCTTAAGTACGAAACTATCGAGTTTCCATTTGAGGCTGTGGATGGACTCGAGAACAATGGGCCATATCGATTTAATTCGGAGAAGTTGATGGACTTCGAGGCTTTTCTCACTTATTTAAGGTCGTGGTCTGCTTACCAAATTGCTAAAGAAAAGGGCGTGGAACTTTTGAGAGATGAAGTTGTTGAAGATTTCAAGAGGGCTTGGAGTGAAGATGGCAAAATGGAGAAGGTTGTTACTTTTCCTATTTATCTGAGGATTGGAAAAGTTGGCTCGTCTCAAATTGAATGA
- the LOC142529718 gene encoding uncharacterized protein At5g39865-like, whose translation MGCTASCPANFITQNKKPSSNSSPTHWNSKSLSPYHSFSDPSAIPVSITLSLATPLIHHPPLRKGDSNHFVSLTSTTYGSLVLIDPPDHSSNGQDFDNPVVPTKKVQDIGNSEDTLSPDSVINTWELMEGLDEEEFGFHMVGYPGNPGKAEVDDTEIVSSYEVVEEPKYKPLWKHLSDESELSKFESDDGLSSCGNGISKPEKVESFDSDESCNLSGPEDRIVLYYTSLRGIRKTYEDCCMVRVILSGFRVCVDERDISMDRSYRKELQDALKGKTVVGLPQVFVKGNHIGGAEEIKQLNETGELAKLLKGFPVMNSGFVCESCGDVRFVPCSNCNGSRKVYDDEEGSLRRCPECNENGLTRCPVCCS comes from the coding sequence ATGGGTTGCACAGCTTCTTGTCCAGCTAATTTCATAACTCAGAACAAGAAACCATCCTCCAATTCTTCTCCAACGCATTGGAATTCGAAGTCTTTGTCTCCTTACCACTCATTTTCAGACCCTTCTGCCATTCCTGTTTCAATTACCCTATCTCTTGCCACCCCTTTAATCCATCATCCACCCTTGAGGAAAGGAGATTCCAATCACTTTGTTTCACTCACCTCCACTACTTATGGATCTCTTGTGCTCATTGACCCGCCAGATCACAGTTCCAACGGCCAAGATTTTGATAATCCAGTGGTCCCGACCAAAAAGGTTCAAGATATTGGTAATTCCGAGGACACTCTATCTCCAGATTCGGTTATCAATACGTGGGAGCTCATGGAGGGCCTTGATGAAGAGGAGTTTGGTTTTCACATGGTGGGATACCCCGGAAATCCAGGTAAAGCAGAGGTGGATGACACTGAAATAGTGAGTTCCTATGAAGTTGTTGAGGAACCGAAATATAAACCTTTGTGGAAGCATTTATCCGATGAATCGGAGCTATCGAAATTCGAGTCTGATGATGGATTATCAAGTTGTGGAAATGGCATTTCAAAGCCAGAAAAGGTTGAGTCTTTTGATAGTGACGAGTCTTGTAATTTATCTGGTCCTGAGGACAGGATTGTGTTGTATTATACTAGCTTGAGGGGCATTAGGAAGACTTATGAGGATTGTTGTATGGTTCGAGTGATCTTGAGTGGCTTTCGAGTGTGTGTAGACGAAAGGGATATTTCGATGGATCGATCATATAGGAAGGAGTTGCAGGACGCATTGAAAGGGAAGACGGTGGTGGGATTGCCACAAGTGTTTGTTAAAGGGAATCACATTGGTGGAGCTGAGGAGATTAAGCAGCTCAATGAAACGGGAGAATTGGCGAAGCTTTTGAAAGGTTTTCCCGTCATGAATTCGGGTTTTGTGTGCGAGAGTTGTGGGGATGTGAGGTTTGTGCCTTGCTCGAATTGCAATGGAAGCCGGAAGGTTTATGATGATGAAGAAGGGAGTTTGAGGAGGTGCCCCGAGTGCAATGAGAATGGATTGACTCGGTGCCCAGTTTGTTGCTCTTGA